The following coding sequences lie in one Oncorhynchus gorbuscha isolate QuinsamMale2020 ecotype Even-year linkage group LG10, OgorEven_v1.0, whole genome shotgun sequence genomic window:
- the LOC124046152 gene encoding dihydropteridine reductase-like isoform X1: MAAGEARKVIIYGGKGALGATCVQYFKSKNWWVACIDINANEEASANILVKPTDSFTDQAEQVTADVLSLLGDQKVDAILCVAGGWAGGSAKAKALYKNSDLMWKQSVWTSTISSHLATRHLREGGLLTLSGAQAALTGTPGMLGYGMAKAAVHQLCQSLAGTNSGLPPQAAAVTILPITLDTPMNRKFMPDADVTSWTPLEYVAEMFYGWSTGENRPASGTLLQLVTSQGQTQATPM; the protein is encoded by the exons ATGGCGGCGGGAGAGGCACGAAAAGTCATCATCTACGGCGGGAAAGGAGCACTAGGAGCCACTTGTGTCCAATACTTCAAGTCTAAAAACTGG tGGGTGGCTTGTATTGACATCAATGCCAATGAGGAGGCAAGTGCCAACATCCTAGTCAAACCAACCGACTCCTTTACTGACCAGGCAGAACAG GTGACAGCGGATGTGTTGTCGTTGCTAGGCGACCAGAAGGTGGATGCCATCCTGTGTGTGGCGGGAGGATGGGCCGGAGGCAGCGCCAAGGCTAAAG ctcTCTATAAGAACAGTGATCTGATGTGGAAGCAGAGTGTGTGGACGTCTACCATTTCCAGTCACCTAGCAACCAGACACCTGAGAGAAGGGGGGCTGCTCACACTGTCTGGAGCTCAGGCTGCCCTGACCGGAaccccag gtatgttGGGTTATGGTATGGCGAAGGCAGCGGTCCACCAGCTGTGTCAGTCTCTAGCGGGAACCAACAGTGGCCTCCCTCCACAAGCTGCTGCTGTCACTATACTACC CATTACCTTGGATACGCCTATGAACAGGAAGTTCATGCCTGACGCTGATGTCACTTCCTGGACACCACTGGAATATGTGGCAGA AATGTTCTACGGCTGGTCGACGGGAGAGAACCGA